A single window of Excalfactoria chinensis isolate bCotChi1 chromosome 13, bCotChi1.hap2, whole genome shotgun sequence DNA harbors:
- the GRXCR2 gene encoding glutaredoxin domain-containing cysteine-rich protein 2 codes for MDEPQQNPGQRPEGRPRKVRFRISSACSGRVLKQVYEDGQALEPPTVEQSRRLRHSFEPGVLSDGPALGLPQSSSCGEDGSSLGCPPAGSGLYGASPVIDFGQIIIYTNNLKIIRAPMDQRELMRRIIQTEGVSDWAFVYRERRERIGAAHKKDVEKKAVCNQYMKERGAERTCSQCKGSGCAPCSLCHGSKFSMLANRFKESYRALRCPACNESGVQPCQVCAA; via the exons ATGGATGAGCCCCAGCAGAACCCCGGGCAGCGGCCCGAGGGGCGGCCCCGCAAAGTGCGGTTCCGAATCTCGTCGGCGTGCAGCGGCCGCGTGCTGAAGCAGGTCTACGAGGACGGGCAGGCGTTGGAGCCGCCGACTGTGGAGCAGTCCCGGAGGCTGCGGCACAGCTTTGAGCCCGGTGTGCTGTCCGACGGCCCGGCGCTGGGACTGccgcagagcagcagctgcgggGAGGACGGGAGCAGCCTCGGCTGTCCCCCTGCTGGCAGTGGGCTTTATGGG GCTTCCCCAGTTATCGACTTTGGCCAGATCATCATCTACACCAACAACCTGAAAATCATCCGTGCTCCAATGGACCAGAGGGAGCTCATGAGAAGAATCATTCAGACAGAGGGGGTGAGCGACTGGGCCTTTGTGTACcgggaaaggagagaaagaattGGTGCTGCACATAAAAAGGATGTGGAAAAGAAGGCTGTCTGCAACCAGTACATGAAG GAAAGAGGTGCTGAGCGCACTTGCTCCCAGTGTAAAGGATCAGGCTGTGCTCCTTGCTCGCTGTGCCATGGCAGCAAGTTTTCAATGCTGGCAAACAGATTCAAGGAATCCTACAGGGCTCTACGGTGCCCAGCCTGCAATGAAAGTGGTGTGCAGCCCTGCCAGGTCTGTGCTGCGTGA